A window from Drosophila nasuta strain 15112-1781.00 chromosome 3, ASM2355853v1, whole genome shotgun sequence encodes these proteins:
- the LOC132789725 gene encoding TAR DNA-binding protein 43 isoform X1 — MDFVQVSEEEGDEPIELPAEEDGTLLLSTLQAQFPGSCGLKYRNIDTQAVRGVRSNEGRLFPPSAESGWGEDIYFCVFPKGIPNFRSSDATEIIDSAAYRPILPPVENKRKSDDNLENSTAKTKRIETRLRCTDLIVLGLAWKTTEDSLREYFETYGEVLMAQIKKDVKSGQSKGFGFVRFGSYEAQMRVLSNRHLIDGRWCEVKVPNSKGMGHQVPCKVFVGRCTEDINSDDLRDYFSKFGEVTDVFIPRPFRAFSFVTFLDPDVAQSLCGEDHIIKGVSVHVSNAAPKAEQNRSHQGQNYSYNAGNNFGMHSYHQGNHMNSGRSGHHRGNNQQHNAHGSDNTAIGNSHSNIGSGGYGMGGNNFGANMGGGGYANSSNHNSGGNMNHRQDGVIPYNNNRQNNFHGMNQPHNGNVGNGGWMNRGHLDMPNLQALGINSQGSNSSNQGQNMNNPLGVGLNLNSLPMNPALVAAALNQWSLLGNQLQNQNQDQQGGNFLSWMAQNSGHSNCNMNNSGRNKGSNNQNSSGMNKGDNSSNDQQNGCPPGNSWSNQSSGSQNSVDKSNFL; from the exons ATGGACTTCGTGCAAGTATCAGAGGAGGAGGGTGATGAGCCCATCGAACTTCCAGCGGAAGAGGATGGCACTTTGCTATTGTCTACACTTCAAGCACAGTTTCCTGGCTCTTGTGGACTGAAATACAGGAATATAGATACACAAGCTGTTCGTGGTGTACGCTCAAATGAGGGACGCCTGTTTCCACCGAGTGCTGAATCGGGTTGGGGCGAAGATAtctatttttgtgtgtttccaAAAGGTATACCAAATTTCAGAAGCTCTGATGCGACAGAGATCATCGATAGTGCAGCTTACCGACCCATATTGCCTCCCGTAGAGAACAAACGAAAAAGCGATGATAACTTGGAAAATTCAacggcaaaaacaaaacgcattGAAACCCGATTACGATGCACCGATCTTATTGTGTTGGGCCTTGCATGGAAAACAACCGAAGACAGTTTACGAGAGTATTTTGAGACTTATGGCGAAGTGCTTATGGCGCAGATTAAAAAAGATGTCAAGTCCGGGCAGTCGAAGGGCTTTGGATTCGTACGTTTCGGCTCATATGAAGCACAGATGAGAGTACTCTCCAATCGGCATCTCATCGATGGTCGATGGTGTGAAGTGAAAGTTCCCAATTCAAAG ggCATGGGTCATCAAGTGCCGTGCAAGGTATTTGTTGGTCGTTGCACCGAGGATATAAACTCGGATGATCTGAGGGattacttttcaaaatttggcGAGGTCACAGATGTGTTTATTCCTCGCCCGTTTCGAGCGTTCAGCTTTGTCACATTTCTCGATCCAGACGTTGCTCAATCTCTCTGCGGAGAGGATCATATAATAAAAg GCGTATCGGTTCACGTATCAAATGCTGCGCCCAAAGCCGAGCAGAACCGAAGCCATCAAGGACAAAATTACAGTTACAATGCGGGCAACAATTTCGGCATGCATTCGTACCATCAGGGGAATCACATGAACTCTGGGCGAAGCGGACACCACAGAGGTAATAACCAACAACACAATGCACATGGAAGTGATAACACTGCAATCGGCAATAGTCACAGCAACATTGGCAGTGGTGGCTACGGAATGGGTGGCAATAATTTTGGCGCAAATATGGGCGGCGGGGGTTACGCGAACAGTAGCAATCACAATAGTGGCGGGAACATGAACCATCGCCAAGACGGTGTTATAccctataataataataggcAGAACAATTTTCACGGCATGAATCAGCCGCACAATGGCAACGTAGGCAATGGCGGTTGGATGAACAGGGGACATTTGGACATGCCGAACCTACAGGCGTTAGGCATAAATTCGCAAGGATCCAACTCATCAAATCAAGGGCAAAACATGAACAACCCTTTAGGCGTCGGACTTAATTTAAACTCATTGCCGATGAACCCTgctttggttgctgctgcgttgaATCAGTGGAGCCTTTTGGGCAATCAGCTGCAAAATCAAAACCAGGACCAGCAG GGAGGCAATTTTTTATCGTGGATGGCTCAAAACAGCGGGCATTCCAACTGTAACATGAACAACTCGGGACGAAATAAAGGTTCAAATAATCAAAACTCCAGTGGAATGAATAAAGGCGATAACTCTTCAAATGATCAGCAG AATGGCTGTCCACCTGGAAACTCTTGGTCAAATCAAAGCAGTGGCTCCCAAAATTCTGTGGacaaatcaaattttctttaa
- the LOC132790143 gene encoding benign gonial cell neoplasm protein: protein MDRVIHEKYIPQQLLYFIAGRRCCQQLSCSFRTLDNTVIMQWAQSLGLRSQYVISGGQKCVKVCKLSCRHFLEEPKKLTISPSTMMEMDSLTVYIGTNSRDERQIPADIVGLQSLLTASTLQFPMGVLSPPAPRKKSDKYRKFFGDVSTYSCHMNILTAIYMHRVVIFKGDLQTDKSLLLPIIILDDSEFKKSNLKMICIEKETIVAMNNSERFANYLDESIGETIGLEVSQLSVSSSSTHILFTTAKCFLSSVLNKNKNLNNISHFVVGDVHLHDAYTDILLSELKKALAVNQNLRIILLSQRCNSKIFLDFFGEGTEVSAESPIKQTGSKIFYLEDINSSIAGAELYKGPQIYKDRPQIFRATNVQNENLDKFLEVYEAIGTDTAIGPFLYSVNYELSPVNYQHSMTGKSALIIAAQLNNVKHLRLLLFMGANPYIVDNHQDNAISTASARGNDACVEVLKNYGLHGFVLKNLKAEFVDFDCIIDIMYLLYAKSNYPKGNILIILPSFLHLVKLNYMLLSHFLNGYLHASPIYLLHENMKREDLDALLKAPADTLKIILSTTVIESLVVPVSFKYLIDSVCEKRSWSRGSSGETEDKIGWLQKDGLFRRFLLLHPDAFAAVQCFRLMTKETYEQLEEIGKPALQTMPLDKICLIVKLLSPHSIISEYLAYTISPPPLINVHQAVQFLKKIDILDDFEDVTWLGCRLVDIPVPCQLGRALVFGILLQCLDPVLTIVSSFISDDPLSLPFNEDIDALWDKFAIFMQNSVKQERHRLAADQLSDHFVFLHLYQEWQDRFQNNLTPLCLSTEYEFMLNGLMEQLTFTRSKILSALRAANLVHCQGALSIQHVNSKSDNWPLAKAALTGGLYPSICAIDRNGGSNCFKSAYSTETNLHPNTVIRQFMKSCNSYMEHIFEEADWLICRKQSDNIKYASVAVPLAVALFAGSPKLDMDQTVEIESSDPSSNDSNVHFYIDEWIWMQTSKPNIDLVMKTRQHFFRSYQYLLRYCCDLQKWRIDSKMAENHRFLVDALATMFHHEDVAAGFKPPPPIGVKPCVKVQKWFLLNINSYFSGQQGILDQHFTSNENQSIERQFFLLYTKETVDDFYQKSDAAYIENVIGKFVRPIVTPTRQIFVILYTTDPNRMLSISRVEFHKGAINFREYFRNVIPVSEILYGSASFNVNLANFSGRLITSLIDKRVGHIIMDLFAFRNYWIHNE, encoded by the exons ATGGATAGAGTGATTCACGAAAAGTATATTCCCCAGCAATTGCTGTATTTTATTGCTGGTCGCCGATGTTGCCAACAATTATCGTGCTCATTTCGCACATTGGACAACACAGTAATTATGCAATGGGCCCAATCGTTAGGCCTGCGATCGCAGTACGTTATATCCGGCGGGCAGAAATGCGTGAAGGTTTGCAAGCTGTCTTGCCGCCATTTTTTGGAGGAACCAAAAAAGCTGACCATTTCGCCATCAACAATGATGGAAATGGACTCTCTCACCGTTTACATAGGCACCAATTCAAGGGACGAGCGCCAGATTCCAGCGGACATAGTTGGTTTACAGTCGTTGCTAACGGCGTCGACTCTTCAATTTCCAATGGGTGTGTTGAGTCCACCAGCACCACGAAAGAAATCGGACAAATACCGCAAATTTTTCGGAGACGTTTCTACTTATTCGTGCCACATGAACATATTAACAGCCATTTACATGCATCgcgttgttatttttaaaggcGATCTTCAAACGGATAAATCGTTACTTTTACCCATAATCATATTAGACGACTCCGAGTTTAAAAAATCAAACTTAAAAATGATCTGCATCGAAAAGGAAACCATTGTTGCCATGAATAACAGTGAGCGATTTGCTAATTATTTGGATGAAAGCATAGGCGAGACTATTGGTCTAGAAGTCTCGCAGCTTAGCGTGAGCAGCTCATcgacacatattttgtttacgaCTGCAAAATGCTTTCTCAGCTCTGTACTTAATAAGAACAAGAATCTGAATAATATCAGCCACTTTGTGGTCGGCGATGTACATCTGCACGACGCGTATACGGATATACTTTTGAGCGAATTGAAAAAGGCACTGGCTGTCAATCAGAATCTACGCATCATATTACTCTCGCAGCGTtgtaattcaaaaatatttcttgatTTCTTTGGCGAAGGCACGGAGGTTTCTGCAGAATCGCCAATTAAGCAGACTGGCTCCAAAATCTTTTATTTAGAAGACATAAATAGTTCGATTGCTGGAGCTGAACTGTACAAAGGACCGCAAATTTACAAGGATAGACCGCAAATCTTTCGAGCAACAAAtgttcaaaatgaaaatcttGATAAATTCCTAGAAGTATACGAGGCAATTGGCACGGACACGGCTATTGGTCCATTTCTTTACTCGGTCAACTACGAATTGTCCCCAGTAAACTACCAACATTCTATGACTGGCAAATCAGCACTAATTATTGCGGCTCAATTGAACAATGTCAAGCATctgcggctgctgcttttCATGGGCGCCAACCCATATATAGTCGACAATCACCAGGATAATGCCATATCAACGGCTTCTGCCAGAGGAAACGATGCCTGCGTTGAAGTGCTCAAAAATTATGGTCTTCATggatttgtattaaaaaatttgaaagcaGAATTTGTGGACTTCGACTGTATTATTGATATCATGTATCTCTTATATGCAAAGTCCAATTATCCCAAAG GCAACATCTTGATCATTTTGCCATCATTCTTGCACTTGGTTAAACTAAACTATATGCTCTTGAGTCACTTTTTGAATGGCTATCTGCATGCCTCTCCCATTTATCTGTTGCACGAGAATATGAAAAGAGAGGATTTGGATGCATTGCTTAAAGCGCCAGCGGATACTCTAAAGATTATTTTGTCCACGACAGTCATAGAGTCGTTGGTGGTACCTGTGtcgtttaaatatttaattgactCTGTGTGCGAGAAGAGATCGTGGAGCAGAGGATCCAGCGGCGAAACTGAGGATAAAATCGGTTGGCTCCAAAAAGACGGACTCTTTCGTCGATTTTTACTGCTTCACCCTGATG cTTTTGCTGCAGTGCAGTGCTTTCGTTTAATGACCAAGGAGACTTACGAGCAGCTAGAGGAGATCGGCAAACCGGCGCTGCAAACCATGCCGTTGGACAAAATCTGTTTGATTGTCAAGTTACTGTCGCCGCATTCCATCATTAGTGAATATCTGGCATACACAATTTCACCGCCTCCTCTGATAAATGTGCATCAGGCTGTGCAGTTTCTGAAGAAGATTGATATCCTGGATGACTTTGAGGATGTGACCTGGTTGGGCTGCCGACTAGTTGACATTCCCGTGCCATGTCAACTCGGACGTGCTTTGGTTTTTGGCATCCTGCTGCAATGCCTGGATCCAGTTTTGACCATCGTCAGTTCTTTTATTTCCGACGACCCATTGTCGTTGCCGTTCAATGAGGATATCGATGCTTTGTGGGATAAGTTCGCCATATTTATGCAGAATAGCGTTAAGCAAGAGCGTCATCGCTTGGCTGCAGATCAGTTATCCGATCactttgtgtttttgcatCTTTATCAAGAGTGGCAAGATCGCTTCCAAAACAATCTCACCCCCCTTTGTCTCTCTACTGAATATGAATTTATGCTTAATGGTCTAATGGAACAGTTGACCTTCACACGTTCGAAAATACTGAGTGCACTACGTGCAGCCAACCTCGTGCACTGCCAAGGTGCCTTGAGCATTCAGCATGTGAATAGCAAGTCTGACAATTGGCCTTTGGCTAAAGCAGCTTTAACAGGCGGCCTGTATCCAAGCATTTGTGCCATCGATCGCAACGGTGGAAGTAATTGTTTCAAGTCGGCGTACTCAACCGAAACTAATCTGCATCCCAACACGGTGATTCGTCAGTTTATGAAGTCGTGCAACAGTTATATGGAGCATATTTTCGAGGAAGCGGACTGGCTTATCTGTCGCAAGCAAAGTGATAATATCAAATATGCATCGGTTGCTGTTCCTTTAGCTGTGGCTTTATTTGCAG GATCACCCAAGTTGGACATGGATCAAACAGTCGAGATTGAGTCATCTGATCCATCGTCAAATGATTCCAACGTACATTTCTACATAGACGAATGGATTTGGATGCAGACATCAAAGCCCAACATAGATCTAGTGATGAAAACACGTCAACATTTTTTCAGAAGCTATCAATATCTTCTGCGATACTGCTGCGATTTACAAAAATGGCGCATCGACTCCAAAATGGCAGAAAACCATCGTTTTCTTGTCGATGCGTTGGCTACCATGTTCCATCATGAGGATGTCGCTGCTGGCTTTAAACCACCACCACCAATTGGCGTGAAGCCGTGCGTTAAAGTACAGAAATGGTTTTTGCTAAATATAAACTCGTACTTTTCTGGTCAACAAGGCATTCTCGATCAGCATTTTACATCGAACGAAAATCAGAGCATTGAAAGAcaattctttttgttgtatacGAAAGAAACCGTAGATGATTTCTATCAAAAGAGCGATGCAGCATATATAGAGAATGTGATTGGAAAGTTTGTGCGCCCTATTGTGACTCCGACTCGGCAAATATTTGTCATTTTATACACTACAGATCCAAATCGTATGCTTAGCATAAGTCGAGTGGAGTTCCATAAGGGCGCAATCAACTTTCGAGAATACTTTCGGAACGTGATTCCAGTGAGTGAAATTCt aTATGGGAGTGCTTCATTCAATGTGAATCTAGCAAACTTCAGTGGTCGTCTAATAACTTCACTCATCGACAAACGCGTTGGACACATAATAATGGATCTTTTTGCCTTCCGCAATTATTGGATACACAACGAATAA
- the LOC132789725 gene encoding TAR DNA-binding protein 43 isoform X3, with amino-acid sequence MDFVQVSEEEGDEPIELPAEEDGTLLLSTLQAQFPGSCGLKYRNIDTQAVRGVRSNEGRLFPPSAESGWGEDIYFCVFPKGIPNFRSSDATEIIDSAAYRPILPPVENKRKSDDNLENSTAKTKRIETRLRCTDLIVLGLAWKTTEDSLREYFETYGEVLMAQIKKDVKSGQSKGFGFVRFGSYEAQMRVLSNRHLIDGRWCEVKVPNSKGMGHQVPCKVFVGRCTEDINSDDLRDYFSKFGEVTDVFIPRPFRAFSFVTFLDPDVAQSLCGEDHIIKGVSVHVSNAAPKAEQNRSHQGQNYSYNAGNNFGMHSYHQGNHMNSGRSGHHRVTSQGGNFLSWMAQNSGHSNCNMNNSGRNKGSNNQNSSGMNKGDNSSNDQQNGCPPGNSWSNQSSGSQNSVDKSNFL; translated from the exons ATGGACTTCGTGCAAGTATCAGAGGAGGAGGGTGATGAGCCCATCGAACTTCCAGCGGAAGAGGATGGCACTTTGCTATTGTCTACACTTCAAGCACAGTTTCCTGGCTCTTGTGGACTGAAATACAGGAATATAGATACACAAGCTGTTCGTGGTGTACGCTCAAATGAGGGACGCCTGTTTCCACCGAGTGCTGAATCGGGTTGGGGCGAAGATAtctatttttgtgtgtttccaAAAGGTATACCAAATTTCAGAAGCTCTGATGCGACAGAGATCATCGATAGTGCAGCTTACCGACCCATATTGCCTCCCGTAGAGAACAAACGAAAAAGCGATGATAACTTGGAAAATTCAacggcaaaaacaaaacgcattGAAACCCGATTACGATGCACCGATCTTATTGTGTTGGGCCTTGCATGGAAAACAACCGAAGACAGTTTACGAGAGTATTTTGAGACTTATGGCGAAGTGCTTATGGCGCAGATTAAAAAAGATGTCAAGTCCGGGCAGTCGAAGGGCTTTGGATTCGTACGTTTCGGCTCATATGAAGCACAGATGAGAGTACTCTCCAATCGGCATCTCATCGATGGTCGATGGTGTGAAGTGAAAGTTCCCAATTCAAAG ggCATGGGTCATCAAGTGCCGTGCAAGGTATTTGTTGGTCGTTGCACCGAGGATATAAACTCGGATGATCTGAGGGattacttttcaaaatttggcGAGGTCACAGATGTGTTTATTCCTCGCCCGTTTCGAGCGTTCAGCTTTGTCACATTTCTCGATCCAGACGTTGCTCAATCTCTCTGCGGAGAGGATCATATAATAAAAg GCGTATCGGTTCACGTATCAAATGCTGCGCCCAAAGCCGAGCAGAACCGAAGCCATCAAGGACAAAATTACAGTTACAATGCGGGCAACAATTTCGGCATGCATTCGTACCATCAGGGGAATCACATGAACTCTGGGCGAAGCGGACACCACAGAG TTACTTCTCAGGGAGGCAATTTTTTATCGTGGATGGCTCAAAACAGCGGGCATTCCAACTGTAACATGAACAACTCGGGACGAAATAAAGGTTCAAATAATCAAAACTCCAGTGGAATGAATAAAGGCGATAACTCTTCAAATGATCAGCAG AATGGCTGTCCACCTGGAAACTCTTGGTCAAATCAAAGCAGTGGCTCCCAAAATTCTGTGGacaaatcaaattttctttaa
- the LOC132790144 gene encoding protein 60A yields MTPSVVFLPSLWLISMICMLPSTYSTQSGIYVDNGKDQTVMQRVLNDDDKMDVSYEILEFLGIADRPLHHRNHGLSLRKSAPKFLLDVYHRITAEEGLTIDNHNDHRRSKREADDNEQNFITDLDKRVIDESDIIMTFLNKRNHNMEEMRHEHGSRLWFEVSNIPSDNYLMMAELRLYQNSNEGKWMTTNKQFTVTVYAINSASGSGQNSLEPLSSVNTTGDYVGWLELNVTEALHEWLINARENHGIYIGAHALNKPEREIKLDDIGLTHRRAKADDEYQPFMIGFFRGPELIKSTAHSTQKRTKRSTLHQRKKKKSEMSNPFMENTMENTRSCQMQTLYIDFKDLGWHDWIIAPEGYGAFYCSGECNFPLNAHMNATNHAIVQTLVHLMQPKKVPKPCCAPTRLGALPVLYHLNDENVNLKKYKNMIVKSCGCH; encoded by the coding sequence ATGACTCCATCTGTGGTATTTTTGCCGTCACTTTGGCTAATTTCAATGATTTGTATGCTGCCATCAACGTACTCAACACAGTCTGGGATCTACGTAGACAATGGCAAAGATCAAACCGTAATGCAACGCGTGCTAAACGATGACGACAAGATGGATGTTTCATATGAGATCCTTGAATTTCTGGGCATTGCCGATCGTCCACTGCACCATAGAAATCACGGCTTGTCGCTGCGTAAATCGGCGCCCAAGTTTCTGCTGGATGTCTATCATCGCATCACAGCAGAGGAAGGACTCACTATTGACAATCATAATGATCATCGCCGTTCCAAGCGTGAGGCAGATGATAATGAGCAGAATTTTATCACAGATCTGGATAAGCGGGTAATCGATGAGAGCGATATCATTATGACATTCCTGAATAAACGCAATCACAACATGGAGGAGATGCGTCATGAGCACGGCAGTCGTCTTTGGTTCGAAGTGTCCAACATTCCCAGTGACAATTATCTCATGATGGCCGAACTTCGCCTTTATCAAAATTCCAATGAGGGCAAATGGATGACGACCAACAAACAATTCACAGTCACCGTTTACGCAATAAACTCAGCCTCAGGATCGGGGCAAAACTCGCTGGAACCACTGTCCTCCGTGAATACGACAGGCGACTATGTTGGCTGGTTGGAGCTAAATGTCACGGAAGCTCTGCATGAATGGTTAATTAATGCCAGAGAAAATCACGGCATCTATATTGGGGCACATGCTTTAAATAAGCCTGAACGTGAGATAAAGCTGGATGACATTGGATTGACACATCGTCGTGCCAAAGCGGACGATGAGTACCAACCCTTTATGATTGGTTTCTTCCGTGGACCCGAACTTATTAAATCAACCGCACACAGCACGCAGAAGCGAACAAAGCGCAGCACTTTGCATCAGCGCAAGAAGAAAAAGTCGGAGATGAGCAATCCCTTCATGGAGAACACAATGGAAAATACGCGCAGCTGTCAAATGCAAACACTGTACATTGACTTCAAGGATTTGGGCTGGCACGATTGGATTATTGCTCCTGAGGGTTACGGTGCCTTCTATTGCAGCGGCGAATGCAATTTCCCATTGAATGCGCATATGAATGCCACCAACCATGCGATTGTCCAGACTCTGGTGCATCTGATGCAGCCGAAGAAGGTTCCAAAGCCATGCTGTGCTCCCACACGATTGGGAGCTCTTCCCGTCCTCTATCATCTGAACGATGAGAATGTCAACCTGAAGAAGTATAAGAATATGATTGTCAAGTCCTGCGGGTGCCATTGA
- the LOC132790145 gene encoding partner of Y14 and mago, whose protein sequence is MSTYLESDKGKFIPATKRPDGTWRKARRVKDGYVPQEEVPLYESKGKQFVAQRQTGVPPGMCPLVAAELKKAHEKKEKAKQQRVDRSTTTTTKAAQVTTAASATATTIKPAQFTASAPKAKNDREIAALGKTLDAELKLNADSHEVDTAKQLKKLRKKIREIEQIESKMQAGNPNKLDKDQLDKVKKKSEILKQLTQLEELAKV, encoded by the coding sequence atgagTACATATTTGGAGAGTGATAAGGGAAAATTTATACCGGCAACTAAGCGACCCGATGGCACTTGGCGAAAAGCACGGCGCGTCAAGGATGGCTATGTGCCTCAAGAAGAGGTGCCGCTATACGAGAGCAAAGGCAAACAGTTTGTGGCCCAGAGACAAACTGGAGTGCCGCCAGGAATGTGTCCGCTTGTGGCGGCCGAACTTAAAAAGGCGCACGAAAAGAAGGAAAAGGCAAAACAACAGCGTGTGGACAggagtacaacaacaacgacaaaagcGGCACAAGTTACAACAGCCgcttcagcaacagcaacaacaataaaaccgGCGCAATTTACAGCTTCAGCGCCAAAAGCTAAGAATGACCGTGAGATAGCTGCATTGGGCAAAACACTGGATGCTGAACTTAAGCTTAACGCCGATTCCCATGAAGTGGATACTGCAAAGCAACTGAAGAAATTGCGCAAGAAAATTCGTGAAATTGAGCAAATTGAGAGTAAAATGCAAGCGGGCAACCCTAATAAGCTGGACAAGGATCAATTGgataaagtgaaaaaaaaatcggagATTTTGAAACAATTAACCCAGCTGGAGGAACTTGCCAAGGTGTGA
- the LOC132789725 gene encoding TAR DNA-binding protein 43 isoform X2, with product MDFVQVSEEEGDEPIELPAEEDGTLLLSTLQAQFPGSCGLKYRNIDTQAVRGVRSNEGRLFPPSAESGWGEDIYFCVFPKENKRKSDDNLENSTAKTKRIETRLRCTDLIVLGLAWKTTEDSLREYFETYGEVLMAQIKKDVKSGQSKGFGFVRFGSYEAQMRVLSNRHLIDGRWCEVKVPNSKGMGHQVPCKVFVGRCTEDINSDDLRDYFSKFGEVTDVFIPRPFRAFSFVTFLDPDVAQSLCGEDHIIKGVSVHVSNAAPKAEQNRSHQGQNYSYNAGNNFGMHSYHQGNHMNSGRSGHHRGNNQQHNAHGSDNTAIGNSHSNIGSGGYGMGGNNFGANMGGGGYANSSNHNSGGNMNHRQDGVIPYNNNRQNNFHGMNQPHNGNVGNGGWMNRGHLDMPNLQALGINSQGSNSSNQGQNMNNPLGVGLNLNSLPMNPALVAAALNQWSLLGNQLQNQNQDQQGGNFLSWMAQNSGHSNCNMNNSGRNKGSNNQNSSGMNKGDNSSNDQQNGCPPGNSWSNQSSGSQNSVDKSNFL from the exons ATGGACTTCGTGCAAGTATCAGAGGAGGAGGGTGATGAGCCCATCGAACTTCCAGCGGAAGAGGATGGCACTTTGCTATTGTCTACACTTCAAGCACAGTTTCCTGGCTCTTGTGGACTGAAATACAGGAATATAGATACACAAGCTGTTCGTGGTGTACGCTCAAATGAGGGACGCCTGTTTCCACCGAGTGCTGAATCGGGTTGGGGCGAAGATAtctatttttgtgtgtttccaAAAG AGAACAAACGAAAAAGCGATGATAACTTGGAAAATTCAacggcaaaaacaaaacgcattGAAACCCGATTACGATGCACCGATCTTATTGTGTTGGGCCTTGCATGGAAAACAACCGAAGACAGTTTACGAGAGTATTTTGAGACTTATGGCGAAGTGCTTATGGCGCAGATTAAAAAAGATGTCAAGTCCGGGCAGTCGAAGGGCTTTGGATTCGTACGTTTCGGCTCATATGAAGCACAGATGAGAGTACTCTCCAATCGGCATCTCATCGATGGTCGATGGTGTGAAGTGAAAGTTCCCAATTCAAAG ggCATGGGTCATCAAGTGCCGTGCAAGGTATTTGTTGGTCGTTGCACCGAGGATATAAACTCGGATGATCTGAGGGattacttttcaaaatttggcGAGGTCACAGATGTGTTTATTCCTCGCCCGTTTCGAGCGTTCAGCTTTGTCACATTTCTCGATCCAGACGTTGCTCAATCTCTCTGCGGAGAGGATCATATAATAAAAg GCGTATCGGTTCACGTATCAAATGCTGCGCCCAAAGCCGAGCAGAACCGAAGCCATCAAGGACAAAATTACAGTTACAATGCGGGCAACAATTTCGGCATGCATTCGTACCATCAGGGGAATCACATGAACTCTGGGCGAAGCGGACACCACAGAGGTAATAACCAACAACACAATGCACATGGAAGTGATAACACTGCAATCGGCAATAGTCACAGCAACATTGGCAGTGGTGGCTACGGAATGGGTGGCAATAATTTTGGCGCAAATATGGGCGGCGGGGGTTACGCGAACAGTAGCAATCACAATAGTGGCGGGAACATGAACCATCGCCAAGACGGTGTTATAccctataataataataggcAGAACAATTTTCACGGCATGAATCAGCCGCACAATGGCAACGTAGGCAATGGCGGTTGGATGAACAGGGGACATTTGGACATGCCGAACCTACAGGCGTTAGGCATAAATTCGCAAGGATCCAACTCATCAAATCAAGGGCAAAACATGAACAACCCTTTAGGCGTCGGACTTAATTTAAACTCATTGCCGATGAACCCTgctttggttgctgctgcgttgaATCAGTGGAGCCTTTTGGGCAATCAGCTGCAAAATCAAAACCAGGACCAGCAG GGAGGCAATTTTTTATCGTGGATGGCTCAAAACAGCGGGCATTCCAACTGTAACATGAACAACTCGGGACGAAATAAAGGTTCAAATAATCAAAACTCCAGTGGAATGAATAAAGGCGATAACTCTTCAAATGATCAGCAG AATGGCTGTCCACCTGGAAACTCTTGGTCAAATCAAAGCAGTGGCTCCCAAAATTCTGTGGacaaatcaaattttctttaa